A genome region from Sphaeramia orbicularis chromosome 19, fSphaOr1.1, whole genome shotgun sequence includes the following:
- the gjz1 gene encoding uncharacterized protein gjz1 yields the protein MAAIVTGLIPILRTAVDATTTYKCRSLWFGFLCIRVVILFLAELPFTKLDADFTCNGTRDSICSKLCFNEHFNKPMMVAWNFIFVLVVLSVLIMELFTSHLQSLAQKRNSQMRSDVNLETGGTEEAQVVSTDTRGKAFLDLHRDRGTVSVYLLSIALRVLAEAWFVYVLLFWNLPALNNNPYKCPTHICREFHVCVVRAAPEKRMSIYALASISGMIIVCSLLFWIYSIAHYLCNFH from the coding sequence ATGGCAGCCATAGTAACGGGCCTTATTCCCATCCTCCGGACAGCGGTGGATGCCACCACCACATACAAGTGCCGCTCCCTGTGGTTCGGGTTCCTGTGCATCCGTGTGGTGATCCTCTTCCTGGCTGAGCTGCCCTTCACCAAACTGGACGCAGACTTCACCTGCAACGGCACCAGGGACAGCATCTGCAGCAAACTATGCTTTAATGAACACTTTAATAAGCCGATGATGGTGGCCTGGAACTTCATCTTCGTCCTGGTGGTTCTCTCCGTCCTGATCATGGAGCTGTTCACCTCCCACCTGCAATCCCTGGCCCAGAAGAGGAACTCCCAGATGAGGAGTGATGTGAATCTGGAGACTGGAGGCACAGAGGAGGCCCAGGTTGTGTCCACAGACACTCGTGGCAAGGCTTTTCTAGATCTCCACAGAGACAGAGGCACTGTGAGCGTCTACCTGCTCAGCATCGCTCTGCGGGTTCTGGCTGAAGCCTGGTTTGTGTACGTTCTTCTGTTTTGGAACCTGCCTGCACTGAATAACAACCCATATAAGTGCCCCACACACATCTGCAGAGAATTCCATGTTTGTGTTGTCAGGGCTGCACCAGAGAAACGCATGTCCATTTATGCTTTGGCCTCCATATCAGGCATGATCATTGTGTGTTCTCTCTTATTTTGGATTTACTCCATTGCTCACTACTTGTGTAATTTTCATTAG
- the znf668 gene encoding zinc finger protein 668: protein MASPQPGSPPLAEQYTPPAQDEESHQKEKMVKDQTAKKRGRGRPPKAKPAFKCSTCAEVFKSLSALRSHKLSAHAKDRQQQHTCSQCNKTFSSKAQLSKHERTHSAQRPFQCPDCHKAYKTPTELRNHSRSHTGEKPFVCTDCGKAFMQAICLRIHMTQHSGERPYSCRQCSKSYPTLSKLKVHMRSHTGEKPYFCAECGKSFADPSVFRKHRRNHQGHRPYACEECGKTYTELKDLKNHERSHTGEKPYLCSDCGKAFSRSSSLACHQRIHSQNKPYQCEQCGKGFTQLSSYQSHLRTHSGEKPFLCPQCGKMFSDPSSFRRHQRAHLGFKPYPCDKCSKRFRQPADLAVHERVHSGLRPYRCQSCDKAFVASWDLRRHMLVHTGLRPFSCTECDKSFAERSSLNKHRRVHSGERPFKCEECLKSFVVSSSLRKHERTHLAEHAEQQQQQQSQPEVDTGSASGFTAHTTLPQFSCTHCDATFGTWDEVQAHESLHSIDSTPTVTKIVPLGSHVCEICQAEFAQLAELQEHEKQHPKPRPHVCDSCGKGFLNKSGLRKHQKIHSSSKPHSCPHCGKAFLFAAYLRKHLRTHTDHTPAAPLSDMNIIHTDPLPSSPPPSEVSPSTVEPSAISLTVPVTVPVTAFQTLPEYLVKEEEL from the coding sequence ATGGCCTCCCCCCAGCCTGGCAGCCCACCACTTGCAGAGCAGTACACCCCCCCTGCACAGGATGAGGAGAGCCACCAAAAAGAAAAGATGGTAAAGGATCAGACTGCAAAAAAACGTGGCAGAGGCAGACCTCCTAAAGCCAAACCTGCCTTCAAATGCTCAACATGTGCAGAGGTATTCAAAAGTCTCTCAGCTCTGCGGAGCCACAAGCTTTCGGCACATGCAAAAGACCGTCAGCAGCAACACACATGTTCTCAGTGTAATAAAACATTCTCAAGCAAGGCTCAGCTCTCAAAGCATGAGCGTACTCACTCAGCCCAACGCCCCTTTCAGTGTCCCGACTGCCACAAAGCTTACAAGACGCCCACAGAGCTCCGCAACCATAGCCGCTCTCACACTGGGGAGAAGCCTTTTGTATGCACTGATTGTGGGAAGGCCTTCATGCAAGCTATATGTCTGAGGATCCATATGACACAGCACAGCGGAGAGCGCCCCTATTCCTGCCGTCAGTGCTCTAAGAGTTACCCCACTTTATCAAAACTAAAGGTGCATATGCGTTCTCACACAGGAGAGAAGCCATACTTTTGTGCTGAGTGTGGTAAGAGTTTTGCAGATCCCTCTGTTTTCCGAAAGCATAGGCGTAACCATCAGGGTCATCGACCATACGCCTGTGAAGAATGTGGAAAAACATACACAGAGCTGAAAGACCTGAAAAACCATGAGCGCtctcacactggagaaaaaccataccTGTGTTCAGACTGTGGCAAGGCCTTTTCTCGCTCCTCGTCGCTGGCCTGCCACCAGCGCATTCATTCCCAGAATAAACCCTATCAGTGTGAGCAGTGCGGTAAGGGCTTCACTCAGTTGTCTTCTTACCAGTCTCATCTTCGCACTCACTCTGGGGAGAAGCCATTCCTCTGTCCACAGTGCGGAAAGATGTTTTCAGACCCTTCCAGTTTCCGTCGCCATCAGCGGGCACACTTGGGTTTTAAGCCATATCCCTGCGATAAATGCTCCAAGAGGTTCCGCCAGCCAGCTGATCTGGCTGTGCATGAGCGTGTTCACTCTGGATTGCGGCCTTACAGATGTCAGAGCTGCGACAAGGCTTTTGTAGCATCCTGGGATTTGCGGCGCCACATGCTTGTCCACACAGGACTCAGACCTTTCTCCTGCACCGAGTGTGACAAGTCATTTGCTGAACGGTCCAGCCTCAACAAGCACCGACGTGTGCACTCTGGTGAGCGACCTTTCAAATGTGAGGAGTGTTTAAAGTCATTTGTTGTGTCATCAAGCCTGCGCAAACATGAGAGAACTCACCTTGCTGAACACGCtgaacaacagcaacagcaacagtcACAACCGGAGGTGGACACGGGGTCGGCCTCTGGCTTCACTGCTCACACAACCCTCCCTCAGTTCTCCTGCACACACTGTGATGCTACATTTGGAACCTGGGATGAAGTGCAGGCCCACGAGAGTCTTCATTCCATCGACTCTACTCCGACTGTAACAAAAATCGTACCCCTGGGCTCACATGTATGTGAAATTTGTCAGGCAGAGTTTGCGCAGCTGGCAGAATTGCAGGAGCATGAGAAGCAGCATCCGAAGCCGAGGCCTCATGTCTGTGACAGCTGTGGCAAAGGTTTCCTCAATAAATCTGGACTACGTAAACACCAGAAGATCCATTCCAGCAGCAAACCTCACAGCTGCCCCCACTGTGGCAAAGCTTTTCTGTTTGCTGCCTACCTTCGCAAGCACTTACGGACTCACACTGACCACACCCCAGCTGCCCCACTCAGTGACATGAACATTATCCACACGGACCCACTCCCCTCCTCTCCGCCTCCCAGTGAAGTTTCCCCCAGTACCGTTGAACCCAGTGCAATATCGCTGACTGTTCCAGTGACGGTACCTGTGACTGCTTTCCAGACTCTGCCAGAGTATTTAGTCAAGGAAGAGGAACTTTAA